One region of Sphingomonas abietis genomic DNA includes:
- a CDS encoding class II aldolase/adducin family protein, which yields MATATQEPTIRDQVSAEEWAIRVDLAAAYRLVALYGWDDLIFTHLSARVPGPDHHFLINPYHLMFEEITASSLVKIDPAGKPVLAPAMVNAAGFVIHSAVHMARDDAKAVLHLHTPYGQAVSAMDFGLLPHTQTAMIAAHELAYHDYEGIATDMEERERLVADLGAKTVMLLRNHGTLTVGETVGHAFLRMYFLERACEAQVHMLSAGREHLNTPPQGTPEKVAVQTHPSITRAGADMLAWPALLRKLDRIDPSFRE from the coding sequence ATGGCAACAGCCACGCAAGAACCGACCATCCGAGATCAGGTCTCGGCAGAGGAGTGGGCGATCCGCGTCGATCTGGCCGCCGCGTACCGGCTGGTCGCGCTTTATGGGTGGGACGATCTGATCTTCACCCATCTGTCCGCCCGCGTGCCGGGGCCGGACCATCACTTCCTGATCAACCCCTATCATCTGATGTTCGAGGAGATCACCGCCTCGTCGCTGGTGAAGATCGATCCGGCCGGCAAGCCGGTGCTCGCCCCGGCGATGGTCAATGCGGCGGGCTTCGTGATCCACTCGGCGGTCCACATGGCGCGGGACGATGCCAAGGCGGTGCTGCATCTCCACACGCCCTATGGCCAGGCGGTGTCGGCGATGGACTTCGGGCTGCTGCCCCACACCCAGACCGCGATGATCGCCGCGCACGAACTGGCCTATCACGACTATGAGGGCATCGCGACCGACATGGAGGAGCGCGAGCGGCTGGTCGCCGATCTCGGCGCGAAGACCGTCATGCTGCTGCGCAACCATGGCACGCTGACGGTGGGCGAGACGGTCGGCCACGCCTTCCTGCGGATGTATTTCCTGGAGCGGGCCTGCGAGGCGCAGGTCCACATGCTGAGCGCGGGCAGGGAGCATCTCAACACCCCGCCGCAGGGCACGCCCGAGAAGGTCGCGGTGCAGACCCATCCCAGCATCACCCGTGCCGGTGCCGACATGCTGGCGTGGCCCGCGCTTTTGCGTAAGCTCGATCGGATCGATCCCTCGTTTCGCGAGTAG
- the dxs gene encoding 1-deoxy-D-xylulose-5-phosphate synthase — translation MSERPVTPLLDKIDTPADLRTLKPEQLAQLADELRAEMVSAVSVTGGHLGAGLGVVELTTAIHYVFNTPDDKLIWDVGHQAYPHKILTGRRDRIRTLRQAGGLSGFTQRAESEYDPFGAAHSSTSISAAIGFAVANKLAGKPGKGIAVIGDGSMSAGMAYEAMNNAEIAGNRLVVILNDNDMSIAPPVGGLSAYLARMVSSGPFLGLREVLKRFANRLPRPLADAARKTDEFARGMTMGGTLFEELGFYYVGPIDGHNLDHLIPVLENVRDAAQGPILIHVVTKKGHGYAPAEAAADKLHAVQKFDVLTGGQIKPEPGPPSYTGVFAKALVAEAERDPTICAITAAMPTGTGLDKFQQAFPDRIFDVGIAEQHAVTFAAGLAAQGMRPFCAIYSTFLQRAYDQVVHDVAIQNLPVRFAIDRAGLVGADGSTHAGSFDITYLATLPNMVVMAAADEAELVHMVHTAALYDAGPIALRYPRGNGVGVALPETPEQLEIGKGRIVRSGKKVAILSLGTRLEEALKAADRLDAQGLSATVADLRFAKPLDEALIRKLCTSHEVVVTVEEGAVGGLGAHVLTLASDEGLTDAGLKIRTLRLPDIFQAHDKPEKQYAEAGLDADGIVDAVLKALRHNSVGVIGGARA, via the coding sequence GTGTCCGAACGTCCTGTTACCCCCCTTCTGGACAAGATCGATACCCCCGCCGACCTGCGCACGCTCAAGCCTGAGCAGCTGGCCCAGCTTGCGGACGAACTGCGCGCCGAGATGGTGTCCGCGGTGTCCGTCACGGGTGGCCATCTCGGTGCCGGGCTCGGCGTTGTCGAACTGACCACCGCGATTCACTATGTGTTCAATACGCCCGACGACAAGCTGATCTGGGATGTCGGCCACCAGGCCTATCCCCACAAGATCCTGACCGGCCGCCGCGATCGTATCCGCACGCTCCGCCAGGCCGGCGGCCTGTCCGGCTTCACCCAGCGTGCCGAGAGCGAATATGATCCGTTCGGCGCGGCGCATTCGTCCACCTCGATCTCGGCCGCGATCGGCTTCGCGGTGGCGAACAAGCTCGCCGGCAAGCCCGGCAAGGGTATCGCCGTGATCGGTGACGGATCGATGTCGGCGGGCATGGCCTATGAGGCGATGAACAATGCCGAGATCGCCGGCAACCGGCTGGTCGTGATCCTCAACGACAATGACATGTCGATCGCGCCGCCGGTGGGTGGTCTGTCCGCCTATCTGGCGCGGATGGTGTCGAGCGGGCCGTTCCTCGGCCTGCGCGAGGTGCTCAAGCGCTTCGCCAACCGCCTGCCGCGCCCGCTCGCCGACGCCGCCCGCAAGACCGACGAGTTCGCCCGCGGCATGACGATGGGCGGCACGCTGTTCGAGGAGCTCGGCTTCTATTATGTCGGCCCGATCGACGGCCATAATCTCGATCACCTGATCCCGGTGCTTGAGAATGTGCGCGATGCCGCGCAGGGGCCGATCCTGATCCACGTCGTCACCAAGAAGGGGCATGGCTATGCCCCGGCGGAAGCGGCGGCGGACAAGCTGCATGCGGTGCAGAAGTTCGACGTGCTGACCGGCGGCCAGATCAAGCCCGAGCCCGGCCCGCCGAGCTACACCGGCGTGTTCGCCAAGGCGCTGGTCGCGGAGGCCGAGCGCGATCCGACGATCTGCGCGATCACCGCGGCGATGCCGACGGGGACGGGGCTGGACAAGTTCCAGCAGGCCTTCCCCGATCGCATCTTCGACGTCGGCATCGCCGAGCAGCACGCCGTCACCTTCGCTGCCGGCCTGGCGGCGCAGGGGATGCGGCCGTTCTGCGCGATCTACTCGACCTTCCTCCAGCGCGCTTATGACCAGGTCGTCCACGACGTCGCGATCCAGAACCTGCCGGTGCGCTTCGCGATCGATCGCGCCGGGCTGGTCGGTGCCGACGGATCGACCCATGCGGGTTCGTTCGACATCACCTATCTCGCCACCCTGCCGAACATGGTGGTGATGGCGGCGGCCGACGAGGCGGAACTGGTCCACATGGTCCACACCGCCGCGCTCTACGATGCCGGCCCGATCGCGCTGCGCTATCCGCGCGGCAACGGCGTCGGCGTGGCGCTGCCCGAAACCCCCGAGCAGCTCGAGATCGGCAAGGGCCGGATCGTCCGCAGCGGCAAGAAGGTGGCGATCCTGTCGCTCGGCACCCGGCTGGAGGAGGCGCTCAAGGCGGCCGACCGGCTCGACGCGCAGGGTCTGTCCGCCACCGTCGCCGATCTCCGCTTCGCCAAGCCGCTCGACGAGGCGCTGATCCGCAAGCTCTGCACCAGCCACGAGGTCGTGGTGACGGTGGAGGAAGGAGCGGTCGGCGGTCTCGGCGCGCATGTGCTGACGCTGGCGTCGGACGAGGGGCTGACCGATGCGGGGCTCAAGATCCGCACGCTGCGCCTGCCCGATATCTTCCAGGCGCATGACAAGCCCGAGAAGCAATATGCCGAGGCCGGCCTCGATGCCGACGGCATCGTCGACGCGGTGCTCAAGGCGCTGCGCCACAATTCGGTCGGCGTCATCGGCGGCGCGCGGGCCTGA
- a CDS encoding peptide chain release factor 3, translated as MNPSESRRTFAIISHPDAGKTTLTEKLLLAGGAIHQAGEVRARGNNRRARSDWMKIEQQRGISVTSSVMTFERPGRSGEPLTFNLLDTPGHEDFSEDTYRTLTAVDSAVMVIDAAKGIEAQTRKLFEVCRLRSVPIVTFINKVDREGLDPFALIDEVADKLALDVTPMNWPVGMGGLYEGLFDFQRNTLSRPDKPDEQLDGLDDPRLDTLVSPEGAARLREEAELALGGYGHFDLTAYRHGDQTPVFFGSALREYGVEALITAIGDYAPPPRTQPAQPRAITPDEPNVSGFIFKVQANMNPQHRDRIAFLRVCSGKFKRGMKLKQVQTGKTIAINSPIFFFAQDRELAETALPGDIIGIPNHGVLRVGDTLSEGEAITFTGIPNFAPEILRRIRLLDPTKTKQLRTALVDMAEEGVTQLFKPLVGSQWIVGVVGQLQLEVLISRLQAEYNVAAEFEPAPFETARWISADDPADLKAFVEGRGGAMAEDRDGAPVFLARDAWEVNYVAERAPKVRFSAIKERVSG; from the coding sequence ATGAATCCTTCCGAGAGCCGCCGCACCTTCGCGATCATTTCCCACCCGGACGCGGGCAAGACCACGCTGACGGAGAAGCTGCTGCTCGCCGGCGGCGCGATCCACCAGGCCGGCGAGGTGCGTGCGCGCGGCAACAACCGGCGGGCGCGCTCCGACTGGATGAAGATCGAGCAGCAGCGCGGCATCTCGGTCACCTCCTCGGTGATGACCTTCGAGCGGCCCGGCCGATCCGGCGAGCCGCTGACCTTCAACCTGCTCGATACGCCGGGCCATGAGGATTTCTCCGAGGATACCTACCGCACGCTGACCGCGGTCGATTCGGCGGTGATGGTGATCGACGCCGCCAAGGGCATCGAGGCGCAGACCCGCAAGCTGTTCGAGGTGTGCCGGCTGCGCTCGGTGCCGATCGTCACCTTCATCAACAAGGTCGATCGCGAGGGCCTCGATCCGTTCGCGCTGATCGACGAGGTGGCCGACAAGCTCGCCCTCGACGTCACCCCGATGAACTGGCCGGTCGGCATGGGCGGGCTCTACGAAGGCCTGTTCGATTTCCAGCGCAACACCCTGTCGCGGCCCGACAAACCCGACGAGCAGCTCGACGGGCTGGACGATCCCCGGCTCGACACGCTGGTCTCGCCCGAAGGGGCTGCGCGGTTGCGCGAGGAGGCCGAACTGGCGCTCGGCGGCTATGGCCATTTCGACCTCACCGCTTATCGCCATGGCGACCAGACCCCGGTGTTCTTCGGCTCGGCGCTGCGCGAATATGGCGTCGAGGCGCTGATCACCGCGATCGGCGACTATGCCCCGCCGCCGCGCACCCAGCCCGCCCAGCCGCGCGCGATCACCCCCGACGAGCCCAACGTCTCCGGCTTCATCTTCAAGGTGCAGGCCAATATGAACCCGCAGCATCGCGATCGCATCGCGTTCCTGCGAGTCTGCTCGGGCAAGTTCAAGCGCGGCATGAAGTTGAAGCAGGTGCAGACCGGCAAGACGATCGCGATCAATTCGCCGATCTTCTTCTTCGCGCAGGACCGCGAGCTGGCCGAGACGGCGCTGCCCGGCGACATCATCGGCATCCCCAACCATGGCGTGCTGCGCGTCGGCGACACGCTGAGCGAGGGCGAGGCGATCACCTTCACCGGGATTCCCAACTTCGCGCCGGAGATCCTGCGCCGGATCCGGCTGCTCGACCCGACCAAGACCAAGCAGCTGCGCACCGCGCTGGTCGACATGGCGGAGGAGGGCGTCACCCAGCTGTTCAAGCCGCTGGTCGGCTCGCAATGGATCGTCGGCGTGGTCGGCCAGCTGCAATTGGAGGTGCTGATCTCGCGCCTCCAGGCTGAATATAACGTCGCCGCCGAGTTCGAGCCGGCGCCGTTCGAGACGGCGCGCTGGATCTCCGCCGACGACCCCGCCGACCTCAAGGCGTTCGTGGAAGGCCGCGGCGGCGCCATGGCCGAGGACCGCGACGGCGCGCCCGTCTTCCTCGCGCGCGACGCGTGGGAGGTGAATTATGTCGCTGAGCGCGCGCCCAAGGTCCGCTTCTCGGCGATCAAGGAGCGGGTGTCGGGCTGA
- a CDS encoding M1 family metallopeptidase: MRIGRLAGMTALLMTGSAAVAATPSYDPRAAFAPLDLPGPINAVRSGSGQPGPSWWQNRADYQIHATLDTAAHALSGEEAISYTNNSPDTLDVLWLQLDQNMYRPHSRSHAADGAVPRRGDGSTDGYTIERVEVEQGGRRVAVPTVESDTRLQIRLPAPLAGKGGKITVHLSYRFVIPGAFGGRMAWGKVKDGAIYDLAQWYPRMAVYDDVRGWDTLPYLAQEFYLDYGDFDYWVTVPADMIVAGSGALQNPQEVLTATERSRLAQAAASDSTVKIVAPAEIGGDRTRAGTGTKTWHYRMENTRDVAFSASDAFAWDAARITLPGGRTSLAMSYYPAESAGAQAWDRSTQYVKDTVETMSKRWYPYPWPAAINIAGPASGMEYPGIVFDGITDKGKPLFWITAHEIGHSWFPMIVGFDERRDAWMDEGFNTFIDTFESEDFHHGEYAPKRDSEFAPGGGNPVDEILPILADPQAPPILSRADTVTETYRHPVTYFKSALGLVLLRDEILGPERFDPAFRRFIALWAFKHPKPSDFFRFMDSEAGEDLSWWWRGWYLTNATYDVAVTKIAATPNGGTAITVENRDPLVMPVTLRVDYADGSHEDIRLPAETWIRQTAGDIAIPAGRHVVAATLDPDHRLPDRDRSNNRIAIGG; encoded by the coding sequence ATGCGGATCGGGCGGCTGGCGGGAATGACGGCGCTGTTGATGACGGGGAGCGCGGCCGTCGCGGCCACCCCTTCCTATGATCCGCGTGCTGCGTTCGCGCCGCTCGATCTGCCGGGGCCGATCAACGCCGTCCGTTCGGGCAGCGGCCAGCCCGGCCCGTCCTGGTGGCAGAACCGCGCCGACTATCAGATCCACGCCACCCTCGACACGGCGGCGCACGCCCTCTCGGGCGAGGAGGCGATCAGCTACACCAACAATTCGCCGGACACGCTGGATGTGCTGTGGCTCCAGCTCGACCAGAATATGTACCGTCCCCATTCGCGCAGCCATGCCGCCGACGGCGCCGTGCCGCGCCGGGGCGACGGATCGACCGACGGCTACACGATCGAGCGCGTCGAGGTGGAGCAGGGCGGCCGGCGCGTGGCGGTGCCGACGGTGGAGAGCGACACCCGCCTCCAGATCCGGCTGCCGGCGCCGCTGGCGGGGAAGGGCGGCAAGATCACCGTCCATCTCAGCTACCGCTTCGTCATTCCCGGCGCCTTCGGCGGGCGCATGGCGTGGGGCAAGGTGAAGGATGGGGCGATCTACGATCTCGCCCAATGGTATCCGCGCATGGCGGTCTATGACGATGTGCGCGGGTGGGACACGCTCCCTTACCTCGCGCAGGAATTCTATCTCGACTATGGCGACTTCGATTATTGGGTGACGGTGCCGGCGGACATGATCGTCGCCGGATCGGGTGCGCTCCAGAATCCGCAGGAGGTGCTGACCGCGACCGAGCGCAGCCGGCTGGCGCAGGCCGCCGCGTCGGACAGCACCGTGAAGATCGTGGCGCCGGCCGAGATCGGAGGCGATCGCACCAGGGCGGGCACCGGCACCAAGACCTGGCATTATCGCATGGAGAATACGCGCGACGTCGCCTTCTCGGCCTCCGACGCCTTCGCCTGGGATGCAGCACGGATCACCCTGCCCGGCGGCAGGACGTCGCTCGCCATGTCCTATTACCCGGCCGAGAGCGCCGGCGCGCAGGCCTGGGATCGCTCGACCCAATATGTGAAGGACACGGTCGAGACCATGTCGAAGCGCTGGTATCCCTATCCGTGGCCGGCGGCGATCAACATCGCCGGGCCGGCATCGGGCATGGAATATCCGGGCATCGTGTTCGACGGGATCACCGACAAGGGCAAGCCCCTGTTCTGGATCACCGCGCACGAGATCGGCCACAGCTGGTTCCCGATGATCGTCGGCTTCGACGAGCGGCGCGATGCGTGGATGGACGAGGGCTTCAACACCTTCATCGACACCTTCGAGTCCGAGGATTTCCACCACGGCGAATATGCCCCCAAGCGCGACAGCGAGTTCGCGCCCGGCGGCGGCAATCCGGTCGACGAGATCTTGCCGATCCTCGCCGACCCGCAAGCGCCGCCGATCCTCAGCCGCGCCGATACGGTGACCGAGACCTATCGCCATCCCGTCACCTATTTCAAATCGGCGCTCGGCCTCGTGCTGCTGCGCGACGAGATCCTCGGGCCGGAGCGCTTCGATCCCGCCTTCCGCCGCTTCATCGCGCTGTGGGCGTTCAAGCATCCCAAGCCCTCCGACTTCTTCCGGTTCATGGACAGCGAGGCCGGCGAGGATCTGAGCTGGTGGTGGCGCGGCTGGTATCTGACCAACGCGACCTATGACGTCGCGGTGACGAAGATCGCGGCCACGCCCAACGGTGGCACCGCGATCACGGTGGAAAATCGCGATCCGCTGGTGATGCCGGTGACGCTGCGGGTCGATTATGCCGACGGGAGCCATGAGGATATCCGGCTGCCGGCCGAGACCTGGATTCGCCAGACGGCCGGCGACATCGCGATTCCGGCGGGGCGGCACGTCGTCGCGGCGACGCTCGATCCCGATCACCGCCTGCCCGATCGCGATCGCAGCAACAACCGGATCGCGATCGGCGGATGA
- the rplM gene encoding 50S ribosomal protein L13, whose protein sequence is MKALMKTTKSATPFTVEKKWHLIDAEGLVVGRLASLVANILRGKTKPSYTPHIDCGDNVIIINAAKVRFTGKKLTDKIYYKHTGYAGGIKEITAGKVLEGRFPERVLEKAVERMIPRGPLGRQQMRNLRIFAGAEHDHTAQNPEVLDVAAMNRKNKVGA, encoded by the coding sequence ATGAAGGCGCTCATGAAGACCACCAAGTCGGCAACGCCGTTCACGGTGGAGAAGAAATGGCATCTGATCGATGCCGAAGGCCTCGTCGTCGGGCGTCTCGCCTCGCTCGTCGCCAATATCCTGCGCGGCAAGACCAAGCCGAGCTACACCCCGCACATCGATTGTGGTGACAATGTCATCATCATCAATGCCGCGAAGGTGCGTTTCACCGGCAAGAAGCTGACCGACAAGATCTACTACAAGCACACCGGCTATGCCGGCGGCATCAAGGAGATCACCGCGGGCAAGGTGCTCGAGGGTCGCTTCCCGGAGCGCGTTCTCGAGAAAGCCGTCGAGCGCATGATCCCGCGTGGCCCGCTGGGCCGCCAGCAGATGCGCAACCTGCGCATCTTCGCCGGTGCCGAGCATGATCACACCGCGCAGAACCCCGAAGTCCTCGATGTCGCGGCGATGAACCGCAAGAACAAGGTGGGCGCCTGA
- the rpsI gene encoding 30S ribosomal protein S9, translated as MSDNRQSLSDLATLTGGEAPAPAAATDAGTEGGFAPVQAPVSTMPLREKIIDAQGRAYATGRRKDAVARVWIKPGSGKITVNGRDQEVYFARPTLRLVINQPFGVSDREGQYDVICTVAGGGLSGQAGAVKHGIAQALTRFEPILRAPVKAAGFLTRDSRAVERKKYGKAKARRSFQFSKR; from the coding sequence ATGTCCGACAATCGCCAGTCCCTTTCCGATCTCGCCACGCTGACGGGTGGCGAGGCTCCGGCCCCGGCCGCTGCGACGGATGCCGGCACCGAGGGTGGTTTCGCCCCGGTCCAGGCGCCGGTCTCGACCATGCCGCTGCGCGAGAAGATCATCGACGCCCAGGGCCGCGCCTATGCGACCGGCCGTCGTAAGGATGCGGTTGCCCGCGTCTGGATCAAGCCGGGCTCCGGCAAGATCACGGTCAACGGCCGTGACCAGGAGGTGTATTTCGCCCGCCCGACGCTGCGCCTCGTCATCAACCAGCCGTTCGGCGTGTCCGATCGCGAAGGCCAGTATGACGTGATCTGCACCGTCGCCGGTGGCGGTCTCTCGGGCCAGGCCGGTGCGGTCAAGCACGGCATCGCCCAGGCGCTGACCCGCTTCGAGCCGATCCTGCGCGCGCCCGTCAAGGCCGCCGGCTTCCTGACCCGCGACAGCCGCGCGGTCGAGCGCAAGAAGTACGGCAAGGCGAAGGCCCGCCGCAGCTTCCAGTTCTCGAAGCGCTAA
- a CDS encoding COX15/CtaA family protein: MSDPLAPADAAPDRAPAIRLPGRPAAPRPAPRALGLWLLAIAALVLAIVVVGGITRLTESGLSIVQWDPILGAIPPLTHAQWQAAFDGYKAIPQYKAFNTGMTLAGFQHIYFWEFLHRLIARGIGTLLAVVLLAFWWRRAIPAGYGWRGLLTLALIGFQGVIGWWMVSSGLAYRTEVSHIRLAIHLLSALMIYGYAIWTALDLLALARDPAARPARLVALSTVAIVILALQIMLGAFTAGLRAGYAFASWPKMGDDWFPAGGWDRDWSTLRNLVDNPIAVQFVHRWWAWVALVAVVTVARLAMKAGHRPAAIAIVVAVVAQILLGIATLLTGVDIPIAVAHQAMATILLGALIWGSHALGRAGAIAPASDKRG; this comes from the coding sequence ATGTCCGACCCCCTCGCCCCCGCCGACGCCGCCCCCGACCGGGCCCCCGCCATCCGGCTCCCCGGCCGCCCCGCCGCACCGCGCCCGGCGCCGCGCGCCCTCGGGCTGTGGCTGCTCGCGATCGCGGCGCTGGTGCTGGCGATCGTGGTCGTCGGCGGCATCACCCGACTCACCGAAAGCGGCCTCTCGATCGTCCAGTGGGATCCGATCCTCGGCGCGATCCCGCCGCTCACCCACGCCCAGTGGCAGGCGGCGTTCGATGGCTACAAGGCGATCCCCCAATATAAGGCCTTCAACACGGGGATGACGCTGGCCGGATTCCAGCACATCTATTTCTGGGAATTCCTCCACCGCCTGATCGCGCGCGGGATCGGCACCCTGCTGGCGGTGGTGCTGCTGGCCTTCTGGTGGCGCCGCGCGATCCCGGCCGGCTATGGCTGGCGCGGCCTGCTGACCCTCGCGCTGATCGGCTTCCAGGGCGTGATCGGCTGGTGGATGGTGTCGTCCGGCCTCGCCTACCGCACCGAGGTCAGCCACATCCGCCTCGCCATCCACCTGCTCTCGGCGCTGATGATCTACGGCTATGCGATCTGGACGGCGCTCGACCTGCTCGCCCTCGCCCGCGATCCGGCCGCCCGCCCTGCCCGGCTGGTCGCGCTGAGCACGGTCGCGATCGTCATCCTCGCGCTCCAGATCATGCTCGGCGCCTTCACCGCGGGCTTGCGCGCCGGCTATGCCTTCGCCAGCTGGCCGAAGATGGGCGACGACTGGTTCCCCGCCGGCGGCTGGGACCGGGACTGGTCGACGCTGCGCAACCTCGTCGACAACCCCATCGCGGTGCAGTTCGTGCATCGCTGGTGGGCGTGGGTCGCCCTCGTCGCCGTCGTCACCGTCGCGCGACTGGCGATGAAGGCCGGCCACCGCCCGGCCGCGATCGCGATCGTGGTCGCGGTGGTCGCCCAGATCCTGCTCGGCATCGCCACCCTACTCACCGGCGTCGATATTCCGATCGCGGTCGCGCACCAGGCGATGGCGACGATCCTGCTCGGCGCGCTGATCTGGGGCAGCCACGCCCTCGGCCGCGCCGGAGCCATCGCCCCTGCAAGCGACAAGCGCGGCTGA
- a CDS encoding HAD-IIB family hydrolase, with protein MKKLVAFDLDGTLAESKAAIDAEMADLLAGLSEVAQVCVISGGDWPQFEKQVIGRLPRHAVRANLWIMPTSGTKLYRCTDGHWQAVYKEDFSADERRHILDALDKAVDAAGFRGEKIWGAQIEDRGSQITFSGLGQEAPLDAKKAWDPDRKKREAMQQAAQAELPGLSVNIGGSTSIDVTREGVDKAYGIERLAKESGIATADMIFMGDATYPGGNDHPVPAKAGVDTIPVGSIDETKRAIQAIIYCLG; from the coding sequence ATGAAGAAACTCGTGGCATTCGATCTCGATGGCACATTGGCCGAGAGCAAGGCGGCGATCGACGCCGAGATGGCCGATCTGCTGGCGGGGCTGAGCGAAGTCGCGCAGGTCTGCGTGATCTCGGGCGGCGACTGGCCGCAGTTCGAGAAGCAGGTGATCGGCCGGCTGCCGCGCCATGCGGTTCGCGCCAATCTGTGGATCATGCCGACCTCGGGCACCAAGCTGTACCGCTGCACCGACGGGCATTGGCAGGCGGTCTACAAGGAGGATTTCTCGGCGGACGAGCGCCGCCATATCCTCGACGCGCTCGACAAGGCGGTCGATGCCGCGGGCTTCCGCGGCGAGAAGATATGGGGCGCGCAGATCGAGGATCGCGGCAGCCAGATCACCTTCTCCGGCCTCGGCCAGGAGGCGCCGCTCGACGCCAAGAAGGCGTGGGATCCCGATCGCAAGAAGCGCGAGGCGATGCAGCAGGCGGCGCAGGCCGAGCTGCCCGGCCTGTCGGTCAACATCGGCGGATCGACCTCGATCGACGTCACCCGCGAAGGGGTCGACAAGGCCTATGGGATCGAGCGGCTGGCGAAGGAATCCGGCATCGCCACCGCCGACATGATCTTCATGGGCGATGCGACCTATCCGGGCGGCAACGATCATCCCGTCCCGGCCAAGGCGGGGGTGGACACCATCCCGGTCGGCTCGATCGACGAGACCAAGCGCGCGATCCAGGCGATCATCTACTGCCTGGGCTGA
- a CDS encoding Fur family transcriptional regulator, producing MATASKHAHAHHHGAELVAAAQGVLEAKGEQWTALRSAVFDILSGFDRPASAYDITEQLSAAQGRRVAANSVYRILDLFVQSNLAQRIESANAFIANPHPGCRHDCIFLVCDRCGHATHVDNDAVAAKVREAAEKAGFVPERPVIEVQGLCADCASKATAA from the coding sequence ATGGCCACTGCCTCGAAACACGCCCATGCGCACCATCATGGTGCCGAACTCGTCGCCGCCGCCCAGGGCGTTCTGGAGGCGAAAGGGGAGCAGTGGACGGCGCTGCGCTCGGCCGTCTTCGATATCCTCAGCGGCTTCGATCGGCCGGCGTCGGCCTATGACATCACCGAGCAGCTCTCCGCCGCGCAGGGGCGCCGGGTCGCGGCCAACAGCGTCTACCGGATTCTCGACCTGTTCGTGCAGAGCAACCTCGCCCAGCGGATCGAGAGCGCCAACGCCTTCATCGCCAATCCGCATCCGGGTTGCCGCCACGATTGCATCTTCCTGGTCTGCGATCGCTGCGGCCATGCCACGCATGTCGATAACGACGCGGTCGCCGCGAAGGTGCGCGAGGCGGCCGAGAAAGCCGGATTCGTTCCCGAACGCCCGGTGATCGAGGTCCAGGGATTGTGCGCGGACTGTGCTTCAAAGGCCACAGCCGCCTGA
- a CDS encoding MerC domain-containing protein — MATHFPESPPPRARDRTPTGGRLDRIAIGLSSLCLVHCIATVLLAATLASAGAALANPAWHEIGFSLAMLIGAVALGRGYAMHRDWRPVAIGAAGLSLMGMGLIRAEGLPEILATMAGVVLLAAAHRLNARGGLAGGHRHA; from the coding sequence ATGGCGACCCATTTCCCCGAGTCCCCGCCGCCGCGGGCCCGCGATCGAACGCCGACCGGCGGGCGGCTCGACCGGATCGCGATCGGGCTGTCGAGCCTGTGCCTCGTCCATTGCATCGCGACGGTGCTGCTGGCGGCGACGCTGGCCTCGGCCGGCGCGGCGCTCGCCAATCCGGCGTGGCACGAGATCGGCTTCTCGCTCGCGATGCTGATCGGCGCGGTGGCGTTGGGGCGCGGCTATGCGATGCATCGCGACTGGCGGCCGGTGGCGATCGGTGCTGCCGGGCTGTCGCTGATGGGCATGGGCCTGATCCGCGCCGAAGGCCTGCCCGAGATCCTGGCGACCATGGCCGGCGTCGTGCTGCTGGCGGCGGCGCATCGTCTGAACGCGCGCGGCGGCCTTGCGGGGGGGCATCGGCACGCCTAG